In Paenibacillus sp. JQZ6Y-1, the following proteins share a genomic window:
- a CDS encoding replicative helicase loader/inhibitor: MNKADIIRLFIVIKKAYPGFDHSEANVDTHLKYLADMPYTVALTNIEEHILKERFAPKVADIRAGYTADRQHDQLKSDTAKLFRQQEQWASTSVPPPKGGREQLYARLFKSGR, encoded by the coding sequence ATGAATAAAGCGGATATTATCCGGCTTTTCATTGTTATTAAGAAGGCGTATCCTGGTTTCGATCATAGTGAAGCCAATGTGGATACACATCTAAAATATTTGGCAGATATGCCTTATACGGTGGCTCTAACCAATATCGAGGAGCATATCTTGAAAGAGCGTTTTGCACCGAAAGTAGCGGATATCCGCGCAGGTTACACGGCGGACAGGCAGCATGATCAATTAAAGTCGGATACCGCCAAATTATTCCGGCAGCAAGAACAGTGGGCGTCCACTTCCGTACCGCCGCCAAAGGGAGGGCGTGAACAGCTATATGCACGATTATTCAAATCTGGTCGCTGA
- a CDS encoding helix-turn-helix domain-containing protein, translating to MTKINQSKIQGKITLKEARENLKKTIAQVSLKTGIPQKTILRYEIDCSKAKHENLIKLIKEYDIAFDHIYLGKAEHVHNLRRGLEVDILLLLENKLKEYGVDAKDIRSEVKQMSEEVNDYMTQEANAEIKRIALELIEDQAKKDIDFIVAQ from the coding sequence ATGACTAAAATTAACCAATCAAAAATTCAAGGGAAAATCACTTTAAAAGAGGCTCGAGAAAACCTCAAAAAAACAATTGCGCAGGTTTCCTTAAAAACAGGGATTCCTCAAAAAACTATTTTGCGTTATGAAATCGATTGTTCCAAAGCAAAACATGAAAATCTTATAAAGCTTATAAAAGAATATGATATTGCATTTGATCATATTTATTTAGGAAAAGCAGAGCATGTTCATAATTTACGCAGAGGATTAGAAGTTGATATCCTTCTTTTGTTAGAGAATAAACTAAAAGAATATGGAGTGGATGCAAAGGATATTCGATCTGAAGTTAAACAAATGTCGGAAGAAGTAAATGATTATATGACACAAGAGGCAAATGCAGAAATAAAGCGAATTGCTTTGGAACTAATAGAAGATCAAGCAAAAAAAGATATCGATTTCATTGTGGCACAATGA
- a CDS encoding helix-turn-helix transcriptional regulator, which translates to MKIQVKEKKLEEVLIKQGHSKRSFSKSAGIGQSTFIQVCNGDRNPSPKTAKKIVEALKLKFDDIFYVEN; encoded by the coding sequence TTGAAAATACAAGTAAAAGAAAAGAAATTAGAAGAAGTTCTTATTAAACAAGGACATTCTAAAAGAAGCTTTTCTAAAAGTGCAGGAATTGGACAGTCCACATTTATACAAGTATGTAACGGTGATCGTAATCCAAGTCCAAAAACGGCAAAAAAAATTGTCGAAGCATTAAAACTAAAATTTGATGATATTTTTTATGTAGAAAACTAA
- a CDS encoding helix-turn-helix domain-containing protein has product MKKNFGDFLRNLRKEKKLTVRKLAALSEVSQSYITNVENNKRGTPSPDILKKLATALETDTLTLMKEAGYIEGGKMDSFSTKGEIKDVLISNVDFREDIRFRLLNLIITCVIPDDLANNDNIFLENAKEFLKASGLSDYLYSDKKDNLVYAAEITENILNDLSESEKIYLYDQISKWIHGENFDIPNKPLFSKKTLDDDQYIAVLRSRYVPFEQYLELKKEVEDIKCIPFFKSISYYDHNVKLPKELKKQDTSALYEFIPFEGERSGWTKIFLSDYDHLDNTEFLFQLFSIKVPDEGMINEHICKHDTAIIQITENLNNNDIALISIKGDNATLRKINFFDGHCFISAANPNYDPQILLDFDVHVIGKLIGIQRDVAVYNASKN; this is encoded by the coding sequence GTGAAAAAAAATTTTGGGGATTTTTTAAGAAATCTAAGGAAAGAAAAAAAATTAACTGTCAGAAAATTAGCTGCTCTCTCAGAAGTTTCGCAATCGTACATTACTAATGTCGAAAATAACAAACGAGGAACTCCTTCACCCGATATTCTAAAGAAATTAGCTACTGCTTTAGAAACTGATACACTTACGTTAATGAAAGAGGCCGGATATATAGAGGGCGGTAAAATGGATTCGTTTTCTACTAAAGGTGAAATTAAAGATGTTTTAATTTCTAATGTAGATTTCCGCGAAGATATACGCTTCAGACTTTTAAACCTAATAATCACTTGTGTTATTCCTGATGATTTAGCTAATAATGACAATATTTTTTTGGAAAATGCCAAAGAATTTTTAAAAGCATCTGGATTAAGTGATTATCTATATTCAGATAAAAAAGACAACTTAGTGTATGCTGCTGAGATAACTGAAAATATATTAAATGATTTAAGTGAAAGTGAAAAAATTTATCTATATGATCAAATATCAAAATGGATACATGGCGAAAATTTCGATATTCCTAACAAACCTTTATTTTCTAAAAAGACACTTGACGATGATCAATACATTGCTGTTTTAAGATCTCGATATGTCCCTTTTGAACAATACTTAGAATTAAAAAAAGAAGTTGAAGATATTAAATGTATCCCTTTCTTTAAATCTATTAGTTATTACGATCATAATGTGAAGTTACCAAAAGAATTAAAGAAACAAGATACATCCGCTTTATACGAATTTATACCATTTGAAGGCGAGAGAAGTGGATGGACTAAAATCTTTTTATCTGATTATGATCATCTAGATAACACTGAATTCCTGTTTCAATTATTTTCTATCAAAGTTCCTGATGAAGGAATGATTAATGAACATATTTGTAAACATGATACTGCTATCATACAAATTACTGAGAACTTAAATAATAATGATATAGCTTTGATTTCTATAAAAGGCGATAATGCTACTTTGAGAAAAATTAATTTTTTTGATGGCCATTGTTTTATTAGTGCTGCAAATCCAAATTATGATCCACAGATTCTTTTAGATTTTGATGTCCATGTAATTGGTAAGCTGATAGGAATTCAAAGAGATGTAGCAGTATATAATGCTTCAAAAAACTAA
- a CDS encoding site-specific integrase, translated as MANIQKRGENSWFLTVNLGKNANGKYIRRTKTVRCRTKREAESEYAKFRQEVEAGAYIAPEKMTFYAFLDEWKNKYALKHLESKTMYVYDQILSNHIIAVFGHLRLDQIKPLHIVDYLEKLSQEGIRQDGRSGGLSSGTIQYHHRILKNICDRAVEWKIIKSNPAADVKRPKVKHKDIVPYDEHEVQLLLQALQKEAYHWRVMITLALTTGLRRGELLGLEWHHIDMDKGTIDVSQSVSTTIAGIAEVKAPKTKNSKRKVAVPASVLAELKEYYLYRRKEKLKIGDAWQGGERFFVFAHIDGKAFHHERPYLWFRKFIQKNNLRYIRFHDLRHTSATLLINQGVHAKIISERLGHGSISTTMNIYGHALRSADQAAADKFESLFTPAHNIPN; from the coding sequence ATGGCTAATATACAAAAACGCGGCGAAAACTCGTGGTTTCTTACTGTTAACCTTGGAAAAAATGCAAATGGCAAATATATTCGTCGGACCAAAACTGTTCGCTGCCGGACAAAACGTGAAGCGGAAAGCGAATATGCTAAATTCCGCCAAGAAGTAGAAGCTGGTGCATATATAGCTCCCGAAAAAATGACTTTTTATGCTTTCCTTGATGAGTGGAAGAATAAGTATGCACTTAAACATTTAGAATCTAAAACTATGTACGTATACGATCAGATACTATCGAATCATATTATTGCGGTGTTTGGACATTTACGATTAGATCAAATCAAGCCGTTGCATATCGTTGATTACTTAGAAAAACTTAGTCAGGAAGGAATTCGACAAGATGGTAGATCCGGCGGATTATCATCCGGCACAATTCAATATCATCATCGAATTTTGAAGAATATATGTGATCGCGCTGTTGAATGGAAGATTATTAAGAGTAATCCAGCTGCTGATGTAAAGCGTCCTAAAGTTAAACATAAGGACATTGTTCCTTATGATGAACATGAAGTACAACTGCTGCTACAGGCGCTTCAGAAGGAAGCTTATCATTGGAGAGTAATGATTACATTAGCGCTCACAACTGGATTGCGGCGCGGCGAATTGTTAGGTTTGGAATGGCATCATATTGATATGGATAAAGGCACGATAGACGTATCTCAAAGCGTCTCAACTACGATAGCCGGTATTGCAGAAGTTAAGGCTCCCAAAACCAAAAATTCCAAACGAAAAGTAGCTGTTCCTGCATCTGTATTAGCAGAGTTGAAGGAATATTATTTGTACCGTCGTAAAGAAAAATTAAAAATTGGCGATGCCTGGCAAGGTGGAGAACGCTTCTTTGTATTTGCACATATTGATGGCAAGGCATTTCACCATGAGCGACCCTATCTATGGTTCCGTAAATTTATCCAGAAGAATAATCTACGCTATATTCGCTTTCACGATCTTAGACATACATCAGCAACTCTACTAATCAATCAGGGAGTGCATGCCAAGATCATATCTGAACGTCTCGGTCATGGTAGTATATCGACCACTATGAACATCTATGGTCATGCGCTACGTTCTGCCGATCAGGCTGCTGCTGATAAATTTGAATCGCTGTTTACCCCAGCACATAATATTCCAAATTAA
- the rlmD gene encoding 23S rRNA (uracil(1939)-C(5))-methyltransferase RlmD, whose protein sequence is MNNNNRRGGKKHNASRRQSAATTAAIANLPVSKNDELELDIIGLTHEGEGVGRADGYTLFVSGALPGEKVQARVVKTKKQYGYAKMLTLLQESPDRVSAPCPIFSQCGGCQIQHMNYHAQLEWKRQHVIDNLERIGKLKVLADSASIEQTDMDGEGNGDESHSSSGIRVLPTLGMAEPWRYRNKAQVPMGEQDGRLIGGFYARGSHRIIDMQTCLIQDSRNDQLVNKVKEIGSDLRIPTYNEETGEGILRHVVVKVGFSTNEMMVVLVTNGERLPSKPEWIERIRAEMPQVVSICQNINTKQTNVIFGDETRVLWGNEVIHDYIGDVKFAISARSFYQVNPLQTEVLYEKAVQYAGLTGKETVIDAYCGIGTISLFLAQHAERVYGVEIVKEAIEDARKNAELNGMSNVEFEVGASEDVIPRWKEQGITPDVIVVDPPRKGCDPRLLETILQMQPEKVVYVSCNPSTLARDLQVLEEGGYRTVEVQPVDMFPHTVHVESVAVLVRD, encoded by the coding sequence ATGAACAATAACAACCGCAGAGGCGGTAAAAAACATAATGCTTCTCGACGTCAATCGGCAGCTACAACGGCGGCAATCGCCAACCTGCCGGTATCCAAAAACGACGAATTGGAGCTGGATATTATCGGACTGACCCACGAAGGTGAAGGCGTCGGACGCGCAGACGGCTACACATTATTCGTCTCCGGCGCACTGCCCGGCGAAAAGGTACAAGCCCGCGTGGTCAAAACGAAAAAGCAGTACGGCTATGCGAAAATGTTAACCCTGCTGCAAGAAAGCCCAGATCGCGTCAGCGCTCCATGCCCCATCTTCTCCCAATGCGGCGGCTGCCAGATTCAGCATATGAACTATCATGCCCAGCTGGAATGGAAACGTCAGCACGTCATTGACAATTTGGAGCGGATCGGCAAGCTCAAGGTGCTGGCAGATTCAGCGTCTATTGAGCAAACGGATATGGATGGAGAGGGAAATGGGGATGAATCGCATTCCTCATCTGGCATCCGAGTCTTGCCAACGCTAGGTATGGCAGAACCGTGGCGCTATCGCAATAAAGCCCAAGTACCAATGGGCGAACAAGACGGTCGTCTCATCGGTGGTTTCTACGCGCGTGGTAGCCACCGCATCATCGACATGCAAACCTGCCTGATCCAAGACAGCCGCAACGATCAGCTAGTGAACAAAGTAAAAGAGATTGGTAGCGACCTGCGCATCCCAACGTATAACGAAGAAACCGGCGAAGGCATCCTGCGCCACGTCGTCGTCAAAGTCGGCTTCAGCACCAACGAGATGATGGTAGTCCTCGTAACCAACGGCGAACGCCTACCCAGTAAACCAGAATGGATTGAACGCATCCGCGCCGAAATGCCGCAGGTGGTTAGCATTTGCCAGAACATCAACACCAAGCAAACGAATGTAATCTTCGGTGACGAAACGCGTGTCCTATGGGGCAACGAAGTCATCCACGATTACATCGGTGACGTAAAATTTGCCATCTCAGCACGGTCATTTTACCAAGTGAATCCGCTGCAAACGGAAGTGCTGTATGAGAAGGCAGTGCAGTATGCTGGTTTGACAGGCAAAGAGACTGTAATCGATGCGTATTGTGGGATTGGAACGATTTCATTGTTCTTGGCACAACATGCCGAGCGAGTGTATGGTGTGGAGATCGTGAAGGAAGCGATTGAGGATGCTCGGAAAAATGCCGAGCTGAATGGCATGAGCAATGTGGAATTTGAAGTTGGCGCTTCCGAGGATGTGATTCCACGCTGGAAAGAGCAGGGGATTACGCCAGACGTGATCGTGGTCGATCCCCCGCGTAAAGGCTGCGATCCGAGGTTGCTGGAGACGATTTTGCAGATGCAGCCGGAGAAGGTTGTGTATGTATCTTGTAATCCGTCGACACTGGCACGGGATTTGCAAGTGTTGGAGGAAGGCGGGTATCGTACGGTGGAAGTGCAGCCGGTGGATATGTTCCCTCATACAGTTCATGTAGAATCCGTAGCTGTATTAGTCCGTGATTAG
- a CDS encoding YwqG family protein gives MTTYSNYPNLLPEAELKKLLDKYEAPELEHYLRNHQRPVVKLIRGEKGHERIGHSRFGGSPDLPEQLTWPQTKDGQKMTLIAQLNLAQLQAEIQDEAYQGVHSSLLPKQGILYFFAGEGETAQNIEHQVLYWNGDDISQLRYQEEEEFTILEEEDEIKFEAYEVHAHADVEFPNYGYSTLHLSEDTLTEETEEAYLLISEEMDWKPENKIGQLFGYAEGQHGDDEFIATSYWYNGKYTYKHEQDRKRLLPHFDGDEARLQQELDDVYMLLEVDSDQQIGFVWWDAGYMHFFIRKEDLLAGRFDRTFCSIYSS, from the coding sequence ATGACCACGTATTCCAATTACCCGAATCTACTGCCTGAAGCGGAATTGAAGAAACTGCTCGACAAGTACGAAGCCCCTGAGCTAGAGCATTATTTGCGCAATCACCAGCGCCCCGTTGTCAAATTGATCCGCGGTGAAAAAGGGCATGAACGCATCGGACATTCGCGGTTTGGCGGTTCCCCTGATTTGCCGGAGCAGCTCACATGGCCACAGACCAAAGATGGACAAAAAATGACCTTAATCGCTCAACTCAACCTTGCCCAGTTGCAGGCAGAAATACAGGATGAAGCATATCAAGGTGTACATAGCTCGTTATTGCCCAAGCAGGGAATATTGTACTTTTTTGCAGGGGAAGGGGAAACCGCACAGAACATCGAGCATCAGGTGCTGTATTGGAATGGAGATGACATATCTCAGCTGCGGTATCAGGAGGAAGAAGAATTCACGATTTTGGAGGAAGAAGACGAGATCAAGTTTGAGGCATATGAAGTCCATGCCCATGCAGATGTGGAATTCCCCAACTATGGCTACAGCACTCTGCATTTGTCAGAGGATACACTAACCGAAGAAACCGAAGAAGCATATCTGCTCATCAGCGAGGAGATGGACTGGAAGCCGGAGAATAAAATCGGTCAACTATTCGGCTATGCCGAAGGTCAGCACGGCGATGACGAATTCATCGCAACCTCGTATTGGTACAATGGCAAATACACGTATAAGCATGAACAAGATCGCAAACGACTACTGCCGCATTTTGACGGAGATGAAGCACGCTTGCAGCAGGAACTGGACGATGTATACATGCTGCTAGAAGTGGACAGCGACCAGCAAATCGGCTTCGTCTGGTGGGATGCAGGTTACATGCACTTCTTTATCCGCAAAGAAGACTTACTCGCAGGCAGATTTGACCGTACCTTCTGTTCGATCTATTCCAGTTAA
- a CDS encoding diacylglycerol kinase: MKRARLIYNPTSGREEMRRRLADILQRLDQGGIETSCHATTGENDATHAAMDAIDRGGYDMIIAAGGDGTIYEVINGMAAYDNPPPLGIFPLGTTNDLSRALGISRNWEEYCDLVIRQQTRPIDIGKVNDRYFINIAGGGSFTELTYEVPSKLKTMIGQMAYYMKGIEKMVNLAPTELIIRPEGMDPIHDQFMIFLVANTNSVGGFEKLAPDARIDDGLFDVIAVKNCNLAEFIRLVTMALRGEHLSDPKVLYFRTSRLEIEAPNNDRVMLNLDGELGGKLPGQFEVLKHKLRIFAADQRPL, translated from the coding sequence ATGAAAAGAGCGAGATTAATTTATAATCCGACCTCTGGACGCGAAGAAATGCGGCGTCGATTGGCGGATATTTTGCAGCGTCTGGATCAGGGCGGTATTGAGACAAGCTGTCATGCGACAACAGGCGAGAACGATGCCACCCATGCCGCGATGGATGCGATTGACCGCGGTGGATACGATATGATCATCGCTGCTGGTGGCGACGGTACGATCTACGAGGTCATCAACGGGATGGCGGCGTACGACAACCCGCCACCGCTAGGCATCTTTCCGCTAGGTACAACCAATGATCTATCCCGCGCCTTGGGCATTTCTCGCAATTGGGAAGAATACTGCGATCTGGTGATTCGTCAGCAGACACGCCCGATTGACATTGGCAAAGTGAACGACCGGTATTTTATCAATATCGCTGGTGGCGGTTCCTTTACGGAGCTGACGTATGAAGTGCCGAGCAAGCTCAAGACGATGATTGGTCAGATGGCATATTATATGAAAGGCATCGAGAAGATGGTTAATCTGGCACCGACCGAGCTGATTATCCGCCCGGAAGGCATGGACCCGATCCATGACCAGTTTATGATCTTCCTCGTCGCCAACACGAACTCGGTCGGTGGCTTTGAAAAGCTGGCTCCTGACGCGCGTATCGACGATGGATTATTCGATGTGATTGCCGTCAAAAACTGCAATCTCGCCGAATTTATCCGCCTCGTCACGATGGCACTGCGCGGTGAGCATCTAAGCGATCCCAAAGTGCTGTACTTCCGCACCAGTCGGCTAGAGATCGAAGCGCCAAACAACGACCGCGTGATGCTGAATCTCGACGGCGAACTCGGTGGCAAGCTGCCGGGACAGTTTGAAGTGCTGAAGCACAAGCTGCGCATTTTTGCCGCAGATCAGCGTCCGCTGTAA
- a CDS encoding sirohydrochlorin chelatase, producing MSKPGILIISHGSPESEWMHWIDEAVAATSFPADLPVYSSYLDNVPGRLIQDGINELESQGVTDLLVIPLFVSSGSTHIDEIGYALGIKEAPEKETDLEPFHITAKVHFGDPVDDDEDIAHMIWDKIKHLSEDPAREVVLVVGHGSIHPGFLHRWVKGIASLSRRIGHVSGTAYADYALLNPDSLTLKTRKWSNRGYRVLVAPLFLSRGYFLNTVIPRRLEGLSYQYAGEALLPHPRLSHWMERQADRLLEQMNVSNRT from the coding sequence ATGAGCAAACCGGGGATATTGATTATTAGTCATGGATCGCCGGAGTCGGAATGGATGCACTGGATTGACGAAGCTGTCGCCGCTACATCCTTTCCGGCAGACTTGCCTGTATATAGTAGCTATCTGGACAATGTGCCGGGTAGACTCATACAGGATGGAATTAACGAGTTGGAGAGTCAAGGGGTAACCGATCTGTTGGTTATCCCACTATTTGTATCCTCCGGCAGTACACATATCGACGAAATAGGGTATGCCCTCGGCATCAAGGAAGCCCCGGAAAAAGAAACCGATCTGGAGCCTTTTCATATTACAGCGAAGGTTCATTTTGGTGATCCGGTCGATGACGACGAGGACATCGCCCATATGATCTGGGATAAAATCAAACATCTGTCGGAAGACCCGGCACGCGAAGTTGTGCTGGTCGTCGGTCATGGTAGCATTCACCCCGGATTTCTGCATCGCTGGGTAAAAGGTATTGCTTCGCTGTCCAGACGAATTGGGCATGTGAGCGGTACGGCATATGCAGATTATGCGCTGCTGAACCCTGACAGCCTAACGCTGAAAACGCGAAAATGGAGCAATCGTGGGTATCGAGTGCTGGTTGCGCCTTTGTTTCTAAGCAGAGGCTATTTCCTGAATACCGTGATTCCTCGTCGGCTGGAAGGGTTAAGCTATCAATATGCCGGTGAAGCGCTGCTGCCGCATCCGCGCCTGTCCCACTGGATGGAGCGTCAAGCGGATCGGCTGCTAGAGCAGATGAACGTGAGCAATAGAACATAG
- a CDS encoding YerC/YecD family TrpR-related protein, giving the protein MQLKKLDDKSVDQLFEAILTLKNLEECYIFFDDLCTVNEIQSLSQRLEVARMLGKGATYNQIEAETGASTATISRVKRCLNYGNDGYKMTLERLGR; this is encoded by the coding sequence GTGCAACTTAAAAAACTTGATGATAAAAGCGTAGATCAATTATTCGAAGCGATTTTGACGCTCAAAAATTTGGAAGAATGTTATATATTTTTCGATGACCTTTGTACGGTAAACGAAATTCAATCGCTGTCCCAGCGTCTTGAAGTAGCTCGCATGCTTGGTAAAGGTGCAACCTACAACCAGATCGAAGCCGAAACTGGCGCAAGCACGGCAACCATTTCGCGTGTAAAACGCTGTCTGAACTATGGCAACGATGGGTACAAAATGACGCTGGAGCGTCTGGGACGATAA
- the corA gene encoding magnesium/cobalt transporter CorA yields the protein MIRILGITPEHNIVEHVPLEDIHSEQYAWCWVDFDRPTEEESELLSTFFHFHPLAVEDCMHLLQRPKMDYYGDVQFLVLHKVQRDTLNAEEVDLFVGERLIVSFHHEKHQEVDTAWERVLSYHDGKRPKWLRGPIAVAYMIIDKIVDEYFPCVFDIEDELDSLEKLGPNEAVDELLNQVFALRSRLLKLRRTIVPMRDLMYRIINSQHIQKVDEHHSYFGDIYDHLLKLSDMIESDREMTSDLRDSYISLNSNRMNGIMKTLTVITTVFMPLTLIAGIYGMNFDNMPELHWKYGYFAVLFLMLILGGGMMLLFTRRGWFK from the coding sequence TTGATACGCATACTTGGCATCACACCAGAACATAACATCGTGGAGCATGTACCACTGGAAGATATCCATAGTGAGCAATACGCTTGGTGCTGGGTTGATTTTGATCGCCCGACAGAAGAAGAGTCCGAGCTGTTAAGCACCTTTTTTCATTTTCACCCACTGGCGGTGGAGGACTGCATGCATCTGTTGCAGCGTCCAAAAATGGATTATTACGGGGATGTGCAATTTCTCGTTTTGCATAAAGTACAGCGTGATACATTGAATGCCGAAGAAGTCGATCTGTTTGTAGGCGAGCGATTGATCGTATCCTTTCACCATGAAAAGCATCAGGAGGTCGATACTGCATGGGAGCGCGTGCTCAGTTACCATGATGGAAAGCGTCCCAAGTGGCTGCGCGGACCGATTGCCGTTGCCTACATGATCATTGATAAAATCGTCGATGAATATTTTCCATGTGTGTTTGATATTGAGGATGAACTCGATTCCTTGGAAAAACTAGGTCCAAATGAAGCGGTGGATGAGCTGCTGAATCAGGTGTTTGCGCTGCGTTCGCGGCTGCTCAAGCTGCGCCGGACCATTGTACCCATGCGCGATCTGATGTACCGGATTATCAACTCGCAGCATATTCAGAAGGTGGATGAGCATCATTCGTATTTTGGCGATATTTATGATCATTTGCTGAAGTTATCCGATATGATCGAGTCGGATCGCGAGATGACATCGGATTTGCGGGATAGTTATATTTCGCTGAATTCCAACCGGATGAACGGGATTATGAAGACGCTGACCGTGATCACAACCGTCTTCATGCCACTAACACTCATTGCAGGTATCTATGGCATGAACTTCGACAATATGCCGGAGCTGCATTGGAAATATGGCTATTTTGCCGTGTTGTTCCTAATGCTGATATTGGGCGGCGGCATGATGCTGCTATTCACTCGGCGCGGATGGTTTAAATAA
- a CDS encoding inorganic phosphate transporter, which produces MVETSLWVLGIVVFLALAFDFINGFHDTANAIATSVSTRALPPRTAILMAAVMNFVGAITFTGVAKTIGGSVADPATLDNGIQIVIATLIAAIIWNLATWLFGIPSSSSHALIGALAGAVLVGAGSDAVNWSGFGKIVEGLLLSPLIAFVIGFIVMHILKWIFAKRSPHTVNKGFRTMQILTAALQSFSHGTNDAQKAMGIITFALVAAGVQDHLEVPLWVKISAATAMALGTSVGGWKIIKTMGTKIFKIEPINGFAADATSATVIFTATLTHLPVSTTHAVTSAILGVGAAKRFREVKWGLAGRIVIAWIVTIPVAAALAGLIYMLLFKLF; this is translated from the coding sequence ATGGTAGAAACCTCATTATGGGTATTAGGCATTGTCGTATTTCTGGCGCTCGCCTTTGACTTTATTAACGGCTTCCATGATACGGCGAATGCGATTGCCACATCGGTATCGACTCGCGCATTGCCACCACGTACCGCTATTTTGATGGCGGCAGTGATGAACTTTGTCGGTGCGATTACCTTTACAGGCGTTGCCAAAACGATTGGTGGTAGTGTAGCCGATCCGGCTACGCTAGACAACGGCATTCAGATCGTTATCGCCACCTTGATTGCGGCGATTATCTGGAACTTGGCAACTTGGCTATTCGGTATTCCCTCTTCATCTTCGCATGCTTTGATTGGTGCGCTGGCGGGTGCGGTATTGGTAGGCGCAGGTTCCGATGCAGTCAATTGGAGTGGCTTTGGTAAAATCGTCGAAGGTTTGCTGTTGTCTCCACTGATTGCATTTGTTATTGGTTTTATTGTGATGCACATCCTGAAATGGATCTTCGCTAAGCGTAGCCCGCATACGGTCAACAAAGGCTTCCGTACGATGCAGATTCTGACCGCAGCGTTGCAGTCGTTCTCGCACGGTACGAATGATGCGCAAAAAGCAATGGGGATCATTACGTTCGCACTGGTTGCTGCTGGTGTGCAGGATCATCTGGAAGTACCATTGTGGGTAAAAATTTCCGCTGCAACTGCGATGGCACTCGGTACATCGGTTGGTGGTTGGAAAATCATCAAAACGATGGGTACGAAAATTTTCAAAATCGAACCGATTAACGGTTTTGCCGCAGATGCGACGTCGGCAACAGTTATCTTTACGGCGACGCTGACTCATTTGCCTGTTAGTACAACGCATGCTGTAACGTCTGCTATTCTTGGTGTCGGTGCCGCGAAGCGTTTCCGCGAAGTGAAATGGGGACTCGCAGGTCGAATTGTCATTGCGTGGATTGTAACGATTCCGGTCGCTGCCGCACTGGCAGGATTGATTTATATGCTGCTGTTCAAACTGTTCTAA
- a CDS encoding DUF47 domain-containing protein, with protein sequence MRIKKKDIFFETLENMADTTVQAADYFAEQVASLNNIQQFTKTMKDYENQCDTYTHTIITELNKTFITPLERDDIMDLTTTMDDVMDGMEACASRFDMYHLSEPDKYINRFAEILRESAYEMQKAIHLLSQKKLLAIREHTIRLNDLENQGDDVMRECIKELFANVKDPIELIKRKEIYERLETTTDACEDVANMLESIIMSNS encoded by the coding sequence ATGCGTATTAAAAAGAAGGATATCTTTTTTGAGACGCTGGAGAATATGGCGGATACCACTGTACAGGCCGCAGATTACTTCGCGGAACAAGTTGCGAGTCTGAACAATATCCAGCAATTCACCAAAACGATGAAGGATTACGAGAACCAGTGCGACACTTACACGCATACAATCATCACTGAGCTTAACAAAACATTTATCACACCGCTGGAACGTGACGATATTATGGATCTTACGACCACGATGGATGATGTAATGGACGGCATGGAGGCATGTGCTTCCCGTTTTGACATGTATCACCTGAGTGAGCCTGACAAATATATTAACCGTTTCGCTGAGATTCTGCGCGAAAGTGCGTACGAAATGCAAAAAGCGATTCACCTGCTGTCCCAGAAAAAACTGCTGGCGATCCGTGAGCACACGATCCGCCTGAACGATCTGGAAAATCAAGGCGATGATGTTATGCGCGAATGTATCAAAGAACTGTTCGCTAACGTCAAAGACCCGATTGAACTGATCAAACGTAAAGAAATCTACGAGCGCTTGGAAACGACAACCGACGCCTGTGAAGATGTAGCCAATATGCTGGAATCCATCATTATGAGTAACTCCTGA